Genomic window (Deltaproteobacteria bacterium):
GCCAAAATCCGCCAACCCGACGGTTCCCGCGTGGGAATCGCCTATGCGGCCAGCAACGGCCATGAATACCGAAGCATCGGGCAGTTAATGATCAGGGATAGCAAGATCGCAAAAGAGAGGGTGAGCCTTTCCACCATCAGAGATTATTTCCGGTCAAATCCGGAAGAATTGCCTCATTACATCAATCAGAATCCGCGTTTCATTTTCTTCAGAATGGAGGACGGAGAGCCACGGGGCAGTATAAACGAACCGGTGATTGCTCTTCGTTCCATCGCAACGGACAAGTCGGTTTATCCACGAGCGGCCCTCGCCTTTCTCGACACCGTTTTGCCGAAAGCGCAAGGAGACAATGTGGTCCAGGCACTTTACACGGGTTTCGCTCTTGACCAGGATACAGGCGGGGCGATCAGGGCGCCGGGACGATGCGATGTCTACATGGGAGAAGGCGAGACAGCGGGCAGACTGGCCGGACAAGCGTACCGCGAGGGAAGACTGTATTATCTGTTCCTGAAATCCGAATATTGAACGTCCCTGACCGTGATCTCTTTTGAGAACCCGTCGGGGAAGAGGCGCCCTCCCTTACTTATTGCATGGCCAAGGCGGGGTATTAAAACCCCGCCTTGGCAACCCCTTCCCTTCCCCCCGTCCACGAGAGGTTGAGGGAACGCGGACAAAGGCTGGCTAAAATTTCACCTGAGGCGTCGCCTTTGTCACGTCAGGGGCCTCAAAAAAGGTGGCAGGGGCAAAATTGAAGACGCCTGCCAGAATGTTGGCCGGAAAGCTTTTGACGGCGATGTTGTAGGTTCGCACGGCATCATTGTAACGTTTGCGTTCAACCGCAATCCGGTTTTCGGTCCCCGCCAGTTCATCCTGGAGATGCATGAAATTCTGGTTGGATTTCAAATCGGGATACCGTTCCACCACCAGAAGGAGTCGACTCAACGCGGAGGTCAGCTCGTTGTTGGCACTGATCTTGTCGGAGACGCTGCCTGCACCGCCGACCTTCGACCGGGCGGTGGTCACCTCGATAAAAACATCCCTTTCCTGTTTGGCATAACCCTTTCCCGTTTCCACGAGATTGGGAATCAGGTCATAACGGCGCTGTAGCTGGTTCTCGACCTGTGACCATGCGTTTTTCACCGTCTCATCGAGAGTGATAAAATGATTATAACCAGTTTTTACAAATGAATATCCGGAAAAAATCAGAACCAGGGCAATCACTCCGGCCACAATCCAGCCCGTTTTTCCTTTCGCCATACGCCACCTCCTTTGATCAGTTTATGTCATGTTCCCATTGATCGATAAAGCGATCGAGCTTTTCGATTTCTTCAAGATACCGAGCGAAAAGGGATACCATCTCCTTTTTATCATATTTCACGGTTCCCTTCTTTACCGCGAAAGAGCGGTCAAACACATCGCCGACAATCCCAGCCAGTTCGCAGGCCTCACGTATCACCTGCTGCCGGTTGGAGGGCAATGGTTTCCCTTTTGAATAAATGATTGCCGTAAACAGGGAAAGAATCGCCACCAGGGAATTGCTCATCAACTCCTCAAATTTTCTCGGACGCCCTTCCGGTTCCACATACCCTTGCCTCAGATGAAGCAACTTTCCCTTGATCTCGCGTTCCAGTTGAAGCCTC
Coding sequences:
- a CDS encoding LemA family protein, with the protein product MAKGKTGWIVAGVIALVLIFSGYSFVKTGYNHFITLDETVKNAWSQVENQLQRRYDLIPNLVETGKGYAKQERDVFIEVTTARSKVGGAGSVSDKISANNELTSALSRLLLVVERYPDLKSNQNFMHLQDELAGTENRIAVERKRYNDAVRTYNIAVKSFPANILAGVFNFAPATFFEAPDVTKATPQVKF